A portion of the Celeribacter baekdonensis genome contains these proteins:
- a CDS encoding ABC transporter permease — MSGRGRFFSWARFAGVLIKEFIQMRRDRVTFAMMIGIPVVQLLLFGYAIDTDPHHLPTLVEMTEESPILHALTAAMDTSEYFDFIGISTSEAESDLALRDGRATVILTVPPGFDRDMIRGLRPEILLTVDASDPVAAGGAIGAINGVVNTAIAQSLTGPLAFAAGAPAPFDMVIHRAFNPEGKTSTNIVPGLLAVILSMTMVMITAVAIVRESERGTMESLIATPVTPAEVMLGKIIPYVFVGYVQTLVFLIAARVLFDVPFEGSFLAFFLGFNLYIVVNLAIGFLVSTMSRSQMQAMQLSFFTILPTILLSGFMFPFAAMPGWAQALGTMIPATHFLRVVRKVMLKGGGLREVAPDMMAICVILVVVVVVALRRYRKTLD; from the coding sequence ATGAGCGGGCGAGGGCGGTTCTTTTCTTGGGCGCGCTTTGCCGGGGTTCTGATCAAAGAATTCATCCAAATGCGCCGCGATCGCGTGACCTTTGCGATGATGATCGGCATTCCGGTGGTGCAGCTTTTGCTGTTTGGCTATGCCATTGACACTGACCCGCATCACCTGCCGACCTTGGTGGAAATGACTGAGGAAAGCCCGATTTTACACGCGCTGACGGCGGCGATGGACACCTCTGAATATTTTGATTTTATAGGGATTTCGACCTCTGAGGCGGAAAGCGATCTGGCGCTGCGCGATGGCCGTGCAACGGTGATTTTAACGGTGCCGCCGGGGTTTGATCGCGATATGATCCGGGGGCTACGTCCTGAGATTTTGTTGACGGTCGATGCGTCTGATCCGGTGGCGGCGGGGGGCGCGATTGGTGCGATCAACGGCGTGGTCAACACGGCGATTGCGCAAAGCTTGACCGGGCCTCTGGCCTTTGCGGCCGGGGCGCCTGCACCGTTTGATATGGTCATCCACCGGGCGTTTAACCCCGAGGGCAAGACCTCGACCAACATCGTGCCGGGGCTATTGGCGGTGATCCTGTCGATGACCATGGTGATGATCACGGCGGTGGCGATTGTGCGCGAAAGCGAACGCGGCACGATGGAAAGCCTGATCGCCACGCCAGTGACACCCGCCGAGGTGATGTTGGGCAAAATCATCCCCTATGTCTTTGTCGGCTATGTGCAAACGCTGGTGTTTTTGATCGCCGCGCGGGTGTTATTTGATGTGCCGTTCGAAGGGTCGTTTTTGGCGTTTTTCCTCGGCTTCAACCTCTATATCGTGGTCAATCTGGCGATTGGGTTTTTGGTCTCCACCATGTCGCGCTCGCAAATGCAGGCGATGCAACTGTCGTTTTTCACCATTCTACCGACCATTCTTTTGTCCGGGTTTATGTTTCCCTTTGCCGCGATGCCGGGCTGGGCGCAGGCGCTTGGCACAATGATTCCCGCGACGCATTTTTTGCGGGTTGTGCGCAAGGTGATGTTGAAAGGTGGCGGCCTACGCGAGGTCGCGCCGGACATGATGGCAATCTGTGTGATTTTGGTGGTGGTGGTTGTTGTGGCCCTGCGGCGGTATCGCAAAACCTTGGATTAA
- a CDS encoding ABC transporter ATP-binding protein, with translation MGSDQHQSDDIAISVRGLTKVFGTRKVVDGFDMEVKKGAIYGFLGPNGSGKTTTIRMMCGLLTPDAGAGHCLGLDIVKQSREIKKRVGYMTQKFSLYEDLTIAENLDFVARMFDMPNRKQQVLEAVRDLGLEGRAHQLAGTLSGGWKQRLALAACMIHAPDLLLLDEPTAGVDPKARRDFWDEIRRLSAMGVTVLVSTHYMDEAVQCDHIAYIAYGKKLIDGAASEIPNQIGLHTFVVTGPDLTPLEDRLKQDEAAGQVIRFGAQLHVSGTDEAALAALAQRETALGTHEWRAKKAGLEEAFIYLMAGARDNFGAELEAAS, from the coding sequence ATGGGGTCGGATCAGCATCAAAGCGACGATATCGCCATTTCCGTGCGCGGATTGACCAAGGTTTTCGGCACCCGAAAGGTCGTCGACGGCTTTGATATGGAGGTCAAAAAGGGCGCGATTTATGGCTTTCTGGGGCCGAACGGGTCGGGCAAAACCACCACCATTCGGATGATGTGCGGGCTGTTGACGCCGGATGCGGGGGCGGGGCATTGCCTTGGCCTCGACATCGTCAAGCAGTCGCGCGAGATCAAAAAACGCGTGGGCTACATGACGCAAAAGTTTTCGCTCTACGAAGACCTGACCATCGCGGAAAACCTCGATTTCGTGGCGCGGATGTTTGATATGCCGAACCGAAAACAGCAGGTTTTGGAGGCGGTGCGCGATCTTGGACTTGAAGGCCGGGCGCATCAATTGGCGGGCACGTTGTCGGGGGGCTGGAAGCAACGTTTGGCGCTCGCGGCCTGTATGATCCACGCGCCGGACCTGTTGCTTTTGGACGAACCGACGGCGGGGGTGGACCCCAAGGCGCGGCGGGATTTTTGGGATGAAATCAGACGGTTAAGCGCCATGGGTGTGACGGTTTTGGTGTCAACGCATTACATGGATGAGGCGGTGCAATGCGACCACATCGCCTATATTGCCTATGGCAAAAAGTTGATCGACGGGGCCGCGTCCGAAATCCCGAACCAGATTGGATTGCACACATTCGTGGTGACGGGGCCAGATTTGACACCTTTGGAAGACCGTTTGAAACAGGATGAGGCGGCCGGGCAGGTGATCCGCTTTGGCGCGCAATTGCATGTCTCGGGCACGGATGAAGCGGCGCTTGCGGCGCTGGCCCAACGTGAAACGGCGCTCGGCACCCATGAGTGGCGCGCCAAAAAGGCCGGTCTTGAGGAGGCGTTTATCTACCTTATGGCGGGGGCGCGCGACAACTTTGGCGCTGAGTTGGAGGCGGCATCATGA
- a CDS encoding HlyD family secretion protein — MADLPSWIVSVIAAIYPGFTPAPPYVYDGYIEGDYVYAAAAASGRIDQIAVTEGQDVAAGALLFALEDGQAKASLRSAEAQLAQAQAELENLSTGSREAETEVIRASLRQARVAYDIAQTRLDRAKALLAKGATTQAAVDDGQAAVDEAEASVANFEAQLKVAELPARAAQRVAAEAGVEAARAQVDLAQSNLEDRQVRAPQAGRVDKVYFDAGEVAATGVPVVALLPPSDLTALFFVPESERADLQSGDVVQVRCDGCSIDLTAKITRMASDPQYTPPILYTREQRGRLVYRVEADVIAPKGVLPGQPITVDAAAAVGK, encoded by the coding sequence ATGGCTGATCTCCCAAGCTGGATTGTCTCTGTCATTGCTGCGATTTATCCGGGTTTCACCCCTGCGCCGCCTTATGTTTACGACGGCTATATCGAGGGCGATTATGTCTATGCCGCCGCCGCTGCCAGCGGGAGGATTGATCAAATCGCGGTGACAGAAGGTCAGGATGTGGCGGCGGGGGCCTTGCTTTTTGCCCTTGAGGATGGCCAAGCCAAAGCCAGTTTGCGCAGCGCGGAGGCGCAATTGGCACAAGCGCAAGCCGAATTGGAAAACCTGTCCACCGGATCGCGCGAGGCCGAAACGGAGGTCATCCGCGCCTCTTTGCGACAAGCCCGCGTGGCCTACGACATTGCCCAAACCCGGCTGGACCGGGCCAAGGCATTGTTGGCCAAGGGCGCAACGACACAAGCGGCGGTGGATGATGGGCAAGCGGCGGTGGATGAGGCGGAGGCCTCGGTCGCCAATTTCGAAGCACAATTGAAAGTGGCGGAATTGCCAGCGCGCGCGGCACAACGTGTGGCTGCCGAAGCGGGGGTTGAGGCGGCCCGCGCGCAGGTCGATTTGGCACAGTCCAACCTTGAGGATCGGCAAGTGCGCGCGCCTCAGGCGGGGCGGGTCGATAAGGTCTATTTCGATGCGGGCGAAGTGGCCGCCACAGGCGTGCCTGTGGTGGCGCTGTTGCCGCCCAGCGATTTGACGGCACTGTTTTTCGTGCCGGAATCAGAGCGCGCGGATTTGCAGTCCGGCGATGTGGTTCAGGTGAGGTGCGATGGCTGTTCGATTGATTTGACTGCGAAAATCACTCGTATGGCCTCGGACCCGCAATACACCCCGCCGATCCTCTACACCCGCGAACAACGGGGTCGTTTGGTCTACCGGGTTGAGGCCGATGTGATCGCGCCAAAGGGCGTTTTGCCGGGGCAACCGATCACGGTTGATGCCGCCGCAGCGGTGGGGAAATAG